One part of the Cyclobacteriaceae bacterium genome encodes these proteins:
- the hypD gene encoding hydrogenase formation protein HypD has translation MKYLSEYRDAALSQELLHDIKSIVTKPWTLMEVCGGQTHSLVKNGILKMLPEQITMVHGPGCPVCVTPIHIIDEAIELSQKLNVIMCSFGDMLRVPGTKISLLEAKANGADVRMVYSPLEAVKIARENPDKEVVFFAVGFETTAPANALSVVQAAKQNVKNYSILTSHVLVPPAMEAILSDPETTVNAFLAAGHVCTIMGYNEYDPIAEKYKVPIVVTGFEPIDLLQGIYMAVKQLENGEAKVENQYIRYVQREGNTHARQAIDEVFAVSDREWRGIGTIPKSGWEVNEAYRHYDARRKFNLVEEISEDNTTCIAGEIMKGKKKPFDCPHFGKDCTPEKPLGSPMVSSEGACAAYYHFSQAEALPS, from the coding sequence ATGAAATACTTATCAGAATACCGAGACGCAGCACTGTCCCAGGAACTCCTGCATGATATTAAGTCTATTGTTACCAAACCCTGGACATTGATGGAAGTATGCGGTGGCCAGACACACAGCCTGGTAAAGAATGGTATTTTAAAAATGTTGCCGGAGCAGATCACCATGGTACACGGACCGGGCTGCCCGGTATGTGTAACGCCCATCCACATTATTGATGAAGCCATTGAACTCTCACAAAAGCTGAATGTGATTATGTGCTCGTTTGGCGACATGCTTCGTGTGCCGGGCACAAAGATTAGTTTGCTCGAAGCCAAGGCCAATGGTGCCGATGTACGGATGGTTTACTCACCCTTAGAAGCGGTAAAAATCGCCCGGGAAAATCCCGACAAGGAAGTGGTATTTTTTGCGGTAGGCTTTGAAACTACAGCGCCCGCCAACGCGCTTTCTGTCGTGCAGGCAGCGAAACAAAATGTAAAAAACTACAGCATATTAACTTCTCATGTTCTGGTTCCGCCAGCCATGGAAGCTATTCTCTCTGATCCGGAAACAACCGTGAACGCTTTTCTGGCAGCCGGTCATGTATGCACCATCATGGGATATAATGAGTATGATCCGATTGCTGAAAAGTATAAAGTGCCTATTGTAGTAACAGGATTTGAACCCATCGATTTATTGCAAGGCATTTACATGGCCGTAAAGCAATTGGAAAACGGTGAAGCTAAAGTTGAGAATCAGTATATTCGATACGTGCAACGTGAAGGAAACACACATGCCCGTCAAGCTATTGATGAAGTTTTTGCTGTTTCTGATCGGGAATGGCGCGGTATTGGAACTATTCCGAAGAGTGGTTGGGAAGTAAATGAAGCATACAGACATTATGATGCACGAAGAAAGTTTAATTTGGTTGAAGAAATTTCAGAAGATAACACTACATGTATTGCCGGTGAAATCATGAAAGGCAAAAAGAAACCATTTGATTGTCCGCATTTTGGTAAAGACTGCACGCCCGAAAAGCCCTTAGGCTCTCCGATGGTTTCGTCTGAAGGCGCGTGTGCTGCCTACTACCATTTTTCACAAGCTGAAGCATTACCATCGTGA
- a CDS encoding carboxypeptidase-like regulatory domain-containing protein: protein MKSTAFKWTFLFAIAHIAVFGQQVIEGRVIDKETHQPVPFASIGIVGTSKGTSSNLNGQFTLSVEFPFTLKISCVGYESQTIQSTEDTLLIKLKPASIELSEIVIFRKTINPGRIVQRAFANVIKNYSTQPFLQKFFYRHYCKDDDEYGRLIEASVDVWKHRGYKSAQQIAGEKEEIRVTQLRRSLDNTVAAQGHEPIAIGNVLQADIVGYQIVEKGKQLSFYNTVSNLRADFDRYNFSYDATTVYDGQEVYLIAYASKKDSIPTTSGYIDSPKITGLLYITTDRYAIVKTEETKSDGPNVIRTSAYYRKTDDKYFPYHFIREGESRASDNSVHQYHIELMSTEIRFGIEEKFVGKEPGKEELLRIPYDSGYWKTNTVLKTTPLEDKIIRDLGGGQSLNKQFYRYQQYEWSTTDGGQNGEEKFKWLKDHSAGSKILLLVFWGNPCDLSCVVELEHAKRLQRQFRKNLAVVMIALENDEAKWKQLVSKYNLFADGIINYRVDSHSEVKRLYTIKETPAYILLNSSGDVHSETLRPGNALLENEIRVLIDQR from the coding sequence TTGAAAAGCACCGCATTTAAATGGACATTTCTCTTTGCAATAGCCCACATTGCTGTCTTTGGTCAGCAGGTAATTGAAGGCAGGGTTATTGACAAGGAAACTCATCAGCCTGTTCCTTTTGCATCGATCGGTATCGTTGGCACCTCTAAAGGCACAAGCTCAAATCTAAATGGGCAGTTTACGTTATCGGTTGAATTTCCCTTTACCTTAAAAATAAGTTGTGTCGGCTACGAATCGCAAACCATTCAATCTACTGAAGATACTTTACTCATCAAGTTAAAACCTGCTTCGATAGAACTGAGTGAAATTGTTATCTTCCGGAAAACTATCAACCCGGGCAGAATTGTACAACGGGCTTTCGCCAACGTCATAAAAAATTACAGTACGCAACCTTTTTTGCAAAAATTTTTTTATCGTCATTACTGTAAAGATGATGATGAATATGGCCGGTTAATAGAAGCCTCTGTAGATGTTTGGAAACACCGGGGCTACAAATCTGCTCAACAAATAGCCGGTGAAAAAGAAGAAATCCGGGTTACCCAACTTCGCAGGAGCCTGGATAATACAGTGGCCGCTCAAGGCCATGAACCCATTGCAATAGGCAATGTTTTGCAAGCCGATATCGTAGGTTATCAAATCGTTGAAAAGGGGAAACAACTTTCATTTTATAATACGGTAAGCAACCTCAGGGCAGACTTTGATCGCTATAACTTTTCCTACGATGCTACCACGGTTTACGATGGACAAGAAGTATACCTTATCGCCTATGCCAGTAAAAAGGATTCTATACCTACTACCTCAGGCTACATTGATTCACCAAAAATTACGGGGCTGTTATACATAACAACCGATCGCTACGCCATTGTAAAAACCGAAGAAACAAAATCTGATGGACCCAATGTTATCCGCACCTCAGCCTATTACCGAAAGACAGACGATAAATACTTCCCTTATCATTTTATCCGTGAAGGTGAGAGCCGGGCTTCAGATAACAGTGTGCATCAATATCATATTGAGTTAATGTCAACGGAAATACGGTTTGGCATTGAAGAAAAGTTTGTTGGCAAAGAACCAGGCAAAGAGGAGTTGTTGAGAATACCCTACGATTCAGGTTATTGGAAAACCAACACCGTTCTAAAAACAACGCCATTGGAAGATAAAATTATTCGTGACCTGGGTGGTGGTCAATCATTAAATAAACAATTTTACCGTTATCAACAATACGAGTGGAGCACAACAGACGGAGGGCAAAACGGAGAAGAAAAATTTAAATGGCTAAAAGATCACAGCGCAGGCAGTAAAATTCTACTTCTTGTCTTCTGGGGCAATCCGTGTGATTTGTCGTGTGTTGTAGAACTTGAACATGCCAAGCGCCTGCAAAGACAGTTCAGAAAAAACCTTGCTGTGGTAATGATTGCTCTAGAAAACGATGAGGCCAAATGGAAACAACTCGTTTCTAAATACAATTTGTTTGCAGATGGAATCATAAACTACCGGGTTGATTCCCATTCAGAGGTTAAGCGATTGTATACTATTAAAGAAACCCCAGCTTACATTTTACTCAACAGTAGTGGTGATGTTCATAGTGAAACCTTGCGCCCTGGCAATGCCCTTTTAGAAAATGAGATCAGGGTTTTGATCGACCAGAGATAA
- a CDS encoding acyl-CoA dehydrogenase family protein, producing MEAAVKTNSAIKGGEFLIRETQANEIFIPEEFNEEQLMIKQQCEDFLKKEIHPRLDEIDSMKHPELMPSLLDKAGELGLLGTSVPQEYGGFGMDFNTAMLVAEVLGAGHSFAVGISAHTGIGTLPILYYGNEEQKKKYIPKLASGEWKAAYCLTEPDSGSDANSGKTKATLSADGKHYIINGQKMWITNGGFADVYVVFAKIDNDKNLSAFIVEKAFGGITMNEEEKKMGIKGSSTRQIFFNDCKVPVENMLSERENGFKIAVNILNIGRIKLGVAAVGGSKKTISTAVNYAKERKQFGTSIANFGAIKHKIAEMCTKVFASESAHYRASQNIDDAYNAYVAGGMEPGKARLKALEEFAIECAILKVHGSEVLDFTVDEGVQIYGGMGFSAEGPMDRAYRDARINRIFEGTNEINRLLTIDMILKRAMKGSLDLMNPAMAVQKELMSIPDFGASEEEGVFVKEKKVLTNLKKAGLMVAGAAVQKFMMKLSDEQEILMNLADMLIEGYVAESTLLRVEKLIGQRGEKACEMQQEMAIIYLHHAVNKAAAAGREAITSFAEGDEQRLMLMGLKRFTKIEPYNLKEARRKVANYVIEKGAYPF from the coding sequence ATGGAAGCAGCAGTAAAGACTAACAGCGCAATTAAAGGAGGCGAATTTTTGATTCGCGAAACACAGGCAAATGAAATCTTCATTCCTGAAGAATTCAATGAAGAGCAACTGATGATCAAGCAGCAGTGCGAGGATTTTTTGAAAAAGGAAATTCATCCACGTCTGGATGAGATTGATTCCATGAAACATCCTGAGTTAATGCCTTCATTACTGGATAAGGCCGGTGAGCTTGGATTATTGGGAACATCTGTTCCGCAGGAATATGGTGGCTTCGGTATGGATTTCAATACGGCTATGCTGGTGGCGGAAGTGCTGGGTGCGGGCCACTCTTTTGCCGTGGGTATTTCGGCACACACCGGCATCGGCACATTACCGATTTTGTATTATGGAAATGAAGAGCAGAAGAAAAAATATATTCCCAAACTCGCATCGGGTGAATGGAAAGCAGCGTACTGTTTAACCGAACCCGACTCGGGCTCGGATGCCAACTCCGGTAAAACAAAAGCCACGCTCAGCGCGGACGGTAAGCACTACATCATCAACGGACAAAAAATGTGGATTACCAACGGAGGCTTTGCCGATGTGTACGTGGTGTTTGCCAAGATTGATAACGACAAAAACCTGAGTGCCTTTATTGTGGAAAAAGCTTTTGGGGGCATAACTATGAACGAAGAGGAAAAGAAGATGGGGATTAAGGGTTCTTCTACGCGCCAGATTTTCTTCAACGATTGCAAGGTGCCTGTAGAAAATATGCTGAGCGAACGCGAAAACGGTTTCAAGATTGCCGTGAACATCCTCAACATCGGCCGTATTAAACTTGGCGTTGCCGCGGTTGGAGGAAGTAAGAAGACTATTTCAACGGCTGTAAATTATGCCAAAGAGCGCAAACAGTTCGGAACATCCATAGCCAACTTTGGCGCAATCAAGCATAAAATTGCTGAGATGTGCACCAAAGTGTTTGCTTCTGAATCAGCCCACTACCGGGCCTCGCAGAACATTGATGATGCGTACAATGCCTATGTAGCCGGGGGCATGGAGCCGGGTAAAGCCAGATTAAAAGCGCTGGAAGAATTTGCCATTGAATGCGCCATTCTGAAAGTTCATGGTTCCGAAGTACTTGACTTTACCGTTGATGAAGGCGTACAGATTTATGGAGGCATGGGCTTTTCGGCCGAAGGTCCGATGGATCGCGCGTACCGAGATGCACGCATTAACCGGATATTTGAAGGCACCAACGAAATCAACCGCCTACTTACTATCGATATGATTTTGAAGCGGGCCATGAAAGGCTCGCTCGATTTGATGAACCCGGCCATGGCCGTTCAGAAGGAGTTGATGTCGATTCCGGATTTCGGAGCCAGCGAAGAGGAAGGGGTGTTTGTGAAAGAAAAGAAAGTACTGACCAACCTGAAAAAGGCCGGACTGATGGTAGCCGGTGCGGCTGTGCAAAAGTTTATGATGAAACTTTCGGATGAGCAGGAAATTTTAATGAACCTTGCCGATATGCTTATTGAAGGGTATGTGGCTGAATCAACGTTGCTACGCGTGGAAAAATTGATTGGCCAGCGAGGCGAAAAGGCTTGTGAAATGCAGCAGGAAATGGCGATCATCTACTTACACCATGCGGTGAACAAAGCTGCCGCTGCCGGTCGCGAAGCAATTACATCCTTTGCCGAGGGTGATGAGCAGCGCCTGATGCTGATGGGCCTGAAACGCTTTACCAAAATTGAACCCTATAACCTGAAGGAAGCCAGAAGAAAAGTGGCAAATTATGTGATTGAGAAAGGGGCATATCCTTTTTAG
- a CDS encoding MarR family transcriptional regulator translates to MTKEETVDYHIRSAWLAIARMYNQQAARHNATMAEGFVLLNIDEEGTPATKIAPLMGLEPRSLTRLLKSMEERGAIYRKVDDNDKRSVRIFLTEEGKNARARSRDTVLRFNEAVREEVPQEKLNMFFDVIQNINKIIERNNIYEQTYS, encoded by the coding sequence ATGACGAAAGAAGAAACAGTAGACTATCACATTCGCTCAGCCTGGCTGGCCATAGCCCGCATGTATAACCAGCAGGCGGCAAGGCACAATGCTACTATGGCTGAAGGTTTTGTGTTGCTGAATATTGATGAGGAAGGAACGCCTGCAACGAAAATTGCACCGCTCATGGGTTTGGAGCCCAGGAGCCTGACGCGATTATTGAAGTCGATGGAAGAAAGAGGAGCGATTTATCGTAAAGTGGATGATAACGATAAGCGTTCAGTACGGATTTTTTTGACTGAGGAAGGTAAGAATGCCCGTGCCCGTTCGCGTGATACGGTTCTTCGTTTTAATGAAGCTGTACGCGAAGAGGTGCCACAAGAAAAACTGAATATGTTTTTCGATGTGATTCAAAACATTAACAAGATCATCGAACGAAATAATATTTACGAACAAACGTATAGTTGA
- a CDS encoding 3-hydroxyacyl-CoA dehydrogenase/enoyl-CoA hydratase family protein translates to MKRSIRKVAVLGSGVMGSSIACHFANIGCEVLLLDIAPKELTEEEKAKGLSLDNKLVKNRIVQSSFDKCIKSSPGPIYSKKFISRVSLGNFDDDLAKIKNYDWTIEVVVENLDIKKKVYEQVEKYRTPGTLITSNTSGIPIHLMAEGRSDDFKRHFAGTHFFNPPRYLKLFEVIPTPHTDQEVTDFLLHYGDLYLGKTSVLCKDTPAFIGNRVGVWGLLKVIDSMQKYDLNVDEIDKLTGPVIGRPKSATFRTSDVVGLDTLVKVANNLYAGLPNDEGREIFKLPDVVNKLDQNKWLGDKAGQGFYKKAKDAKGKTEILTLDLKTLEYKPKAKAKFATLETTKTIDNLRDRFKVLLAGKDKAGEFYRDCFYGLFQYASNRIPEISDELFRIDDAVCAGFGWELGPFDTWDALGVEKTVQAMEGMNYKPAQWVYDMLTSGNKSFYKVEGGQRKYYDIPSKSYKVIPGKEAFIILENLSDKVVWKNAESKVTDLGDGVINFSWSSKSYTLGSAVIEGMNKAVDMAEKDYRGLVVGHQGPDFSLGANLGLVFMYAIEQDYDEIDFMVRAFQNSVMRLRYSSVPVVVAPQGRTLGGGCEMTMHADIAVAAAETYIGLVEVGVGLIPGGGGTKEFTKRVSDRFLEGDAEMNALQAAFMNIATAKVALSAEEAREMGVLRTQDRITINKDRQILDAKSAVLELAEAGYTMPVQARNIKVLGRAGMALFAAGVNGMKMGGYISDHDMKIAMKIANIMCGGDLTAAQEVSEQYLLDLEREAFVSLCGERKTLERIQSILTGGKPLRN, encoded by the coding sequence ATGAAACGATCTATCCGCAAAGTTGCCGTTCTTGGTTCAGGTGTTATGGGTTCTTCCATCGCATGTCACTTCGCTAACATTGGATGTGAAGTGTTGCTGCTTGATATCGCACCGAAAGAACTTACCGAAGAAGAAAAAGCAAAAGGACTTAGCTTAGATAACAAGCTGGTGAAGAACAGAATTGTTCAGTCATCATTTGATAAGTGTATCAAGTCTTCACCCGGTCCGATTTACAGTAAGAAATTTATTTCACGCGTTTCACTGGGCAACTTTGACGATGATCTGGCCAAGATTAAAAACTACGACTGGACAATTGAAGTTGTGGTTGAGAATCTTGACATCAAGAAAAAAGTATATGAACAAGTAGAGAAATACAGAACCCCGGGAACACTTATTACTTCCAATACTTCGGGTATCCCAATACACCTGATGGCCGAAGGCAGAAGTGATGATTTTAAGCGCCATTTTGCGGGTACACACTTCTTCAATCCGCCCCGTTACCTGAAATTATTCGAAGTTATCCCTACTCCGCACACCGATCAGGAAGTAACCGATTTCTTACTCCATTATGGAGATCTGTACTTGGGTAAAACTTCTGTACTGTGCAAAGACACCCCTGCTTTCATCGGAAACCGGGTTGGTGTATGGGGTCTTTTAAAGGTTATAGACTCCATGCAGAAATACGACCTGAATGTGGACGAAATTGACAAGCTAACCGGCCCGGTAATCGGTCGCCCGAAGTCGGCAACGTTCAGAACTTCTGATGTGGTAGGATTGGATACACTCGTGAAAGTGGCGAACAATTTATATGCAGGTTTGCCCAACGATGAAGGCCGTGAAATTTTCAAGTTGCCCGATGTGGTGAACAAACTTGATCAGAATAAATGGCTCGGTGATAAAGCCGGTCAGGGTTTTTATAAGAAAGCAAAAGACGCAAAAGGCAAGACTGAAATTCTTACACTCGATTTAAAAACACTTGAGTACAAACCGAAAGCAAAGGCAAAATTTGCAACACTTGAAACCACGAAGACGATCGACAACTTGCGCGATCGTTTCAAAGTGTTGCTGGCGGGTAAAGACAAAGCCGGAGAATTTTACCGCGATTGTTTTTATGGATTGTTTCAATATGCATCAAACCGAATTCCTGAAATCAGTGATGAACTTTTCAGAATTGATGATGCAGTATGTGCAGGTTTTGGTTGGGAGCTCGGACCGTTCGATACATGGGATGCACTTGGTGTAGAGAAAACCGTGCAAGCCATGGAAGGCATGAACTACAAACCCGCACAATGGGTGTACGACATGCTGACAAGCGGCAACAAATCATTTTATAAAGTTGAAGGAGGTCAGCGCAAGTATTACGACATCCCTTCAAAGTCATACAAAGTAATTCCAGGAAAGGAAGCGTTTATCATTCTTGAAAATCTGAGTGACAAAGTCGTTTGGAAAAATGCGGAGAGTAAAGTCACTGATTTAGGCGATGGTGTAATCAACTTCTCCTGGAGCAGCAAGAGCTACACCTTAGGCAGTGCCGTAATTGAAGGCATGAATAAGGCCGTTGACATGGCCGAAAAGGACTACCGTGGCCTGGTGGTAGGTCATCAGGGGCCTGATTTCTCGCTTGGGGCCAATTTAGGGCTGGTTTTCATGTACGCCATTGAGCAGGATTATGACGAAATTGACTTTATGGTGCGGGCTTTCCAGAATTCGGTGATGCGCCTGCGCTATTCTTCAGTTCCTGTAGTGGTTGCCCCACAAGGCCGAACCCTGGGCGGAGGTTGCGAAATGACCATGCATGCCGATATCGCGGTAGCTGCCGCGGAAACGTACATCGGATTGGTAGAAGTGGGGGTTGGTTTGATCCCCGGTGGAGGCGGAACGAAAGAATTTACCAAGCGCGTAAGCGACCGTTTCCTGGAAGGTGATGCCGAAATGAACGCGTTACAAGCTGCATTCATGAACATCGCTACGGCAAAAGTAGCATTGTCAGCCGAGGAGGCCCGTGAAATGGGTGTATTACGAACACAAGACCGCATTACCATCAATAAAGACAGGCAAATACTGGATGCAAAATCAGCTGTACTGGAATTAGCCGAAGCCGGCTATACCATGCCTGTTCAGGCTCGCAATATTAAAGTGTTGGGAAGGGCAGGTATGGCACTGTTCGCTGCCGGTGTTAACGGCATGAAAATGGGCGGCTACATATCCGATCACGATATGAAAATCGCCATGAAGATTGCGAACATTATGTGCGGTGGTGATTTAACGGCTGCGCAGGAAGTAAGTGAACAATATTTATTGGATCTGGAACGCGAAGCATTTGTTTCACTTTGCGGAGAGCGGAAGACGTTGGAGAGAATTCAGAGTATTTTGACGGGCGGAAAACCTTTAAGAAACTAG
- a CDS encoding acetyl-CoA C-acyltransferase produces MDAYIVAGFRTGVGKAKKGGFRFVRPDDLAADVIKHLVKSVPGLENNMIDDLIVGNAVPEAEQGMQMGRMISLLALGIDTPGMIVNRYCGSGVETIAIASQRIQAGMADVIIAGGTESMSLVPVMGIKTALNYKIATENPTYYTSMGLTAEEVSKQFKISREEQDQFSYESHIKAAAAWKDGKFKDEVVPITVKEVYVDENMKKKTREFVVATDEGIRADTTVEGLSKLKPVFAMGGTVTAGNSSQTSDGAAFVLVMSERMIKQLSVKPIARMVSYAAAGVDPRIMGIGPVAAIPKALKLAGMKLDDIDLIELNEAFAAQALAVVKELNIDRKKLNVNGGAIAVGHPLGSSGARLSVQLFNELRRQNKKYGMVTACVGGGQGVAGIYELLN; encoded by the coding sequence ATGGACGCATACATCGTAGCAGGTTTCAGAACCGGAGTAGGCAAAGCCAAAAAAGGCGGCTTTCGATTTGTAAGGCCCGATGATTTGGCGGCAGATGTGATCAAGCATCTTGTTAAATCCGTACCCGGATTGGAAAACAACATGATCGATGATCTGATTGTGGGAAACGCTGTGCCCGAAGCAGAACAGGGCATGCAAATGGGAAGGATGATTTCCCTGCTTGCGCTTGGTATTGATACGCCTGGTATGATTGTGAATCGCTACTGCGGAAGTGGTGTTGAGACCATTGCCATCGCTAGTCAACGCATACAGGCCGGCATGGCGGATGTAATTATTGCCGGAGGAACAGAATCGATGTCACTGGTTCCGGTAATGGGCATCAAGACAGCGCTCAATTATAAAATTGCTACTGAGAATCCGACATACTACACAAGCATGGGCCTCACAGCCGAGGAGGTTTCGAAGCAATTCAAAATTTCGCGTGAAGAGCAGGATCAGTTTTCGTATGAATCGCACATAAAAGCTGCAGCCGCCTGGAAAGATGGAAAGTTTAAAGATGAAGTCGTGCCCATCACCGTTAAGGAAGTGTATGTGGACGAGAACATGAAGAAGAAAACCCGCGAGTTTGTAGTAGCTACCGATGAGGGTATTCGTGCCGACACGACCGTAGAAGGATTATCAAAATTAAAACCGGTATTCGCTATGGGCGGAACGGTTACGGCCGGCAACTCTTCGCAAACATCCGATGGAGCAGCGTTTGTTTTGGTAATGAGTGAGCGGATGATAAAACAGTTAAGCGTAAAGCCGATTGCACGCATGGTGAGCTATGCCGCGGCAGGAGTAGATCCGCGTATTATGGGTATAGGTCCGGTGGCGGCAATTCCGAAAGCATTGAAACTGGCCGGTATGAAACTGGACGATATCGATCTGATTGAACTCAACGAAGCCTTTGCAGCACAAGCTTTGGCAGTAGTGAAAGAACTGAACATTGATCGTAAGAAATTAAATGTTAACGGTGGCGCCATTGCAGTCGGGCATCCATTAGGATCATCAGGCGCGCGCTTATCCGTACAATTATTTAATGAACTCCGCAGACAAAACAAGAAATATGGGATGGTAACAGCCTGTGTTGGCGGTGGACAGGGCGTGGCGGGGATTTATGAATTACTCAATTAG
- a CDS encoding HypC/HybG/HupF family hydrogenase formation chaperone, translated as MCLAIPGKLEEITNQLDETFRFGKVSFGGIMKEVNLSMVPEASVGDYVLVHVGVAIGTVDEEEAKKTFEYIKQIGELNELNDDKTNVV; from the coding sequence ATGTGCTTAGCCATACCGGGTAAATTAGAAGAGATCACCAACCAACTGGACGAAACATTTCGTTTTGGAAAAGTATCGTTTGGGGGCATAATGAAAGAAGTCAACCTCTCCATGGTGCCCGAGGCTAGCGTAGGCGATTATGTATTGGTACACGTGGGTGTTGCCATTGGCACCGTGGATGAAGAAGAGGCAAAGAAGACCTTTGAATACATTAAACAGATTGGCGAACTGAATGAATTAAATGACGATAAAACCAACGTGGTATAA
- a CDS encoding four helix bundle protein yields MGKVETYQDLEVWKQAKSLVQRIYELTRSFPKEEQFGLVNQLRRVAVSIPSNIAEGCGRNHFKDSIQLFFISRGSLYEVETQDTDCSRSEIYF; encoded by the coding sequence ATGGGAAAAGTTGAGACATACCAGGATTTAGAAGTTTGGAAACAAGCGAAAAGTTTGGTTCAGCGCATCTATGAACTAACCAGGAGTTTTCCGAAGGAAGAACAATTTGGATTAGTCAATCAACTAAGGCGCGTAGCAGTCTCCATTCCATCTAATATTGCTGAAGGCTGTGGAAGGAATCATTTTAAAGACTCAATTCAACTATTTTTTATCTCCAGAGGCAGCTTGTATGAAGTTGAAACACAGGATACTGATTGCAGCAGATCTGAAATATATTTCTAA
- the hypE gene encoding hydrogenase expression/formation protein HypE: MQLNCPLPKLDFDVITLGHGSGGVLTHRLLDTGVFNVLKNDLLNEQHDGAILNFSGPVAFTTDSYVVTPIFFPGGNIGELAVNGSINDLAMCGAIPEYLSLSFILEEGLRMEEFWEVLLGIKKASEEAGVSIVTGDTKVVDKGKGDKVFINTTGLGRLHPKANIHANRVKPGDKILVSGPVAQHGVAILSVRQGLEFETTITSDTQSLHRQVIKLLDVLGEDVKFLRDPTRGGVATVLNELAAQSGYGVEIIQKDIPVSEQVEGACELLGLDPLYVANEGIFIAVVAEHKANEALSILKSFHPPTSIIGTVTHEHPKQVIQHSRIGGRRIVSMLPGEQLPRIC, translated from the coding sequence ATCCAGTTAAATTGTCCGCTCCCCAAACTTGATTTTGATGTGATCACATTGGGCCATGGAAGCGGTGGTGTGTTGACGCACCGTCTGCTCGACACTGGAGTTTTCAATGTTTTAAAAAACGATTTGCTCAACGAGCAACACGATGGTGCAATACTGAATTTTAGCGGACCGGTTGCATTTACCACAGATAGCTATGTGGTGACACCGATTTTTTTTCCGGGAGGAAATATTGGCGAGTTAGCCGTGAATGGTTCCATCAACGACCTTGCAATGTGCGGAGCCATACCGGAATATCTTTCCTTAAGTTTTATTTTGGAGGAAGGTTTGCGCATGGAGGAATTCTGGGAAGTATTGCTCGGCATTAAAAAGGCAAGCGAAGAAGCTGGCGTTTCCATTGTAACAGGCGATACCAAAGTGGTTGATAAAGGAAAGGGCGATAAAGTGTTTATCAACACTACCGGTCTGGGCCGCCTTCATCCTAAAGCAAACATTCACGCCAATCGGGTAAAGCCAGGTGATAAAATTTTAGTGAGCGGACCGGTAGCACAACATGGTGTAGCCATATTATCCGTGCGCCAAGGTTTGGAGTTTGAAACCACCATAACCAGCGACACCCAATCCCTTCACCGACAAGTAATAAAACTATTAGATGTACTAGGTGAAGATGTGAAATTTCTTCGCGACCCTACACGCGGTGGTGTGGCGACAGTGTTGAATGAACTGGCCGCCCAATCAGGATATGGAGTAGAAATTATTCAAAAGGATATTCCGGTAAGCGAACAGGTAGAGGGCGCCTGCGAGTTGTTGGGCCTTGATCCGCTGTATGTTGCTAATGAAGGAATTTTTATTGCCGTAGTCGCTGAACACAAAGCGAATGAAGCGCTGAGCATTCTTAAAAGCTTTCACCCACCCACTTCTATTATAGGAACTGTTACCCATGAGCACCCTAAGCAGGTTATTCAGCATAGTCGCATTGGCGGCAGGCGCATTGTGAGCATGCTGCCGGGGGAACAGTTGCCCCGTATTTGCTGA